A genomic segment from Bryobacteraceae bacterium encodes:
- a CDS encoding tetratricopeptide repeat protein, translating to MGRSVLSKDVLPEGTYYHRISNRHYAIANGVVRRHQKGANGAELNVLEKPVNLAIGSGNHAYTPIHRTPLGKLIELPVTWYTGEKAWAMSPGYDRPDHLGFRRPITPECLFCHAAYPDTPAATPRAIDCVRCHGDTGAHLRRPQRGSILNPARLPPDRQLDICLQCHLETASSGFPDSLRLSGRDVFSYRPGEPLAAYKAYFDRADHAPRFEINHAGYRMLESRCFAESKGALTCTTCHDPHTARARNACAGCHKTVERTHGGGNPDCASCHMPKRPAGDAPHVEMTDHRIAKPGPAERHDPAPYSGPLVAFANRANAAMLRQAQALHFARTNGSAAAWKRTEATTANLAALADALMREGRHEEALPVIDKVLKADPDHVTALNGLAVYHGMRGRTEQALAILERARAADPDHPLTWINLGVAHEALGDRALALDRYNEAVRLQPDSQEARRRRAAVSQ from the coding sequence ATGGGCCGGTCCGTTTTGTCTAAGGACGTGCTGCCGGAGGGAACCTACTACCATCGGATCTCGAACCGGCACTACGCGATCGCGAATGGCGTCGTCCGCCGCCACCAGAAGGGAGCGAACGGCGCGGAGTTGAACGTGCTCGAAAAGCCGGTCAACCTCGCGATCGGCTCCGGGAATCACGCCTACACGCCCATCCATCGGACGCCGCTCGGGAAGCTGATCGAGTTGCCGGTTACCTGGTACACGGGCGAAAAGGCATGGGCGATGTCGCCGGGCTACGATCGCCCGGATCACCTCGGTTTCCGCCGGCCGATCACGCCGGAGTGCCTGTTCTGCCACGCTGCGTACCCGGATACACCGGCCGCCACGCCGCGCGCCATCGATTGCGTCCGCTGTCATGGCGACACCGGCGCGCATCTGCGCCGCCCGCAGCGCGGGTCCATTCTCAACCCGGCGCGCCTTCCACCGGACCGTCAACTCGATATCTGCCTCCAGTGCCATCTCGAAACAGCGTCGAGCGGCTTCCCGGATTCGCTCCGCCTCTCCGGCCGCGACGTCTTCTCGTATCGCCCCGGCGAACCGCTAGCCGCCTACAAGGCGTACTTCGACCGCGCCGACCACGCTCCCCGCTTCGAGATCAACCACGCCGGCTACCGGATGCTCGAGTCCCGCTGCTTCGCCGAAAGCAAGGGCGCGCTCACCTGCACCACCTGCCACGATCCGCACACCGCCCGAGCCCGCAATGCCTGCGCCGGCTGCCACAAAACGGTGGAACGAACCCACGGCGGCGGCAACCCGGACTGCGCGTCGTGCCACATGCCGAAGCGCCCGGCCGGCGACGCCCCGCACGTCGAGATGACGGACCATCGGATCGCGAAGCCCGGCCCCGCGGAACGTCATGACCCGGCCCCCTATTCCGGGCCACTGGTGGCCTTCGCGAACCGCGCAAACGCCGCCATGCTGCGCCAGGCCCAAGCACTCCACTTCGCGCGGACCAACGGATCGGCGGCAGCGTGGAAGCGCACCGAGGCCACTACGGCTAACCTCGCCGCTCTGGCCGACGCACTCATGCGCGAGGGCCGCCACGAGGAGGCGCTGCCGGTGATCGATAAGGTGCTCAAAGCCGACCCCGATCACGTCACGGCGCTCAACGGGCTTGCCGTTTACCACGGAATGCGCGGCCGCACCGAACAGGCGCTCGCGATTCTGGAACGCGCCCGCGCGGCGGACCCGGATCACCCGTTGACGTGGATCAACCTCGGCGTCGCGCATGAGGCGCTTGGGGATCGCGCGCTCGCGCTCGACCGCTACAACGAGGCCGTGCGACTGCAGCCGGACTCGCAGGAGGCGCGGCGGCGGCGGGCGGCGGTGAGCCAGTGA
- a CDS encoding Gfo/Idh/MocA family oxidoreductase has protein sequence MNSTRRSFLMSAATAASAARVLGANDRVSLVVIGVGGRGTSHVRSYMGLKELCNVSGICDVNQAARERSAAIVQNMGGAKPKEYADMREVFADKDVDAVSMATPNHWHALGTVWACQAGKDVYVEKPASHNVWEADRMVDAARKYKRIVQVGTQSRSSAAVKKAVEVMKEGAIGQVYMAKGLCFKRRPSIGRKPDGPPPPGLDWDKFLGPAPMRAFNENRFKYNWHWFWDTGNGDLGNQGVHQMDVAIWGLGITNLPTAVVSTGGKYVYDDDQETPNTQIASFDYGPVELVFEVRGLMTGGEGDEKGVRVGNIWYGSEGYLVLGGGGFRVYKGEKNELAMEEKPARGGGDGGHMGNFLEAVKSRDRNHLNAEVATGITSAKLCHLANISYRLKRRLAVDPRTQRFVNDAEANAMLTRNYRAPYVVPANV, from the coding sequence CACGTCGCACGTCCGCTCCTACATGGGACTCAAGGAGCTCTGCAACGTCTCCGGAATTTGCGACGTCAATCAAGCGGCGCGAGAACGCTCAGCAGCGATTGTGCAAAATATGGGCGGGGCGAAACCGAAGGAGTACGCCGACATGCGGGAGGTCTTCGCCGACAAGGACGTCGACGCCGTCTCCATGGCTACTCCCAATCACTGGCACGCGCTCGGAACGGTCTGGGCCTGCCAAGCAGGCAAGGACGTCTACGTCGAAAAGCCGGCGAGCCACAACGTTTGGGAGGCGGACCGCATGGTGGACGCCGCCCGCAAGTACAAACGCATCGTGCAGGTGGGCACGCAGTCGCGTTCGTCCGCGGCCGTCAAGAAGGCCGTGGAGGTGATGAAGGAAGGCGCGATCGGGCAGGTCTACATGGCAAAGGGCCTCTGCTTCAAGCGGCGCCCGTCGATCGGCAGAAAGCCGGACGGGCCGCCGCCGCCGGGCCTCGATTGGGACAAGTTCCTCGGCCCCGCGCCGATGCGCGCGTTTAACGAGAACCGCTTCAAGTACAACTGGCATTGGTTCTGGGACACCGGCAACGGCGACCTCGGCAACCAGGGCGTGCACCAGATGGACGTAGCGATCTGGGGGCTGGGCATTACGAACCTCCCCACGGCTGTGGTTTCCACCGGCGGTAAGTACGTCTACGACGACGACCAGGAAACGCCGAACACGCAGATCGCGAGTTTCGACTATGGTCCGGTGGAGCTGGTGTTCGAAGTGCGCGGCCTGATGACCGGCGGCGAAGGCGACGAGAAGGGCGTGAGGGTCGGGAACATCTGGTACGGTTCCGAGGGCTACCTGGTGCTCGGCGGTGGCGGCTTCCGCGTCTACAAGGGCGAGAAAAACGAACTGGCGATGGAGGAGAAGCCGGCGCGCGGCGGCGGCGACGGCGGGCACATGGGGAATTTTCTGGAAGCCGTGAAGTCACGCGACCGGAACCACCTCAATGCCGAGGTCGCCACCGGGATTACCTCCGCCAAGCTGTGCCATCTCGCGAACATCAGCTACCGGTTGAAGCGCCGGCTGGCGGTGGATCCGCGGACGCAGCGGTTCGTGAACGACGCGGAGGCCAACGCCATGCTGACGCGGAACTACCGGGCGCCCTACGTGGTTCCGGCGAACGTCTGA